CCATCCCTCTACTTGGACATGCGGAGAATGAGATGGCACTGACCGATACCGTGCTCAAGGCACTCAAGCCCAGGGACAAGACCTATACGGTTACCGATGACAGGGGGCTGTATGTGGAGGTCTTCCCGACCGGGGGCGTCGTCTGGCGCTACCGCTACCGGCTGAATGGCAAGTACGAGAAGCTGACGCTGGGTAAGTACCCCGCGCTGACGCTGAAGAACGCACGCCTGAAGCGGGACGAGGCAGCCCACCAGGTGGCGATGGGAGAGTCACCGGCAAAGAAGAAGCAGCAGAAGAAGGTGGCAGGCGCAGAAGACGCCACCGTGGCCGACTTCGCCGAACGCTTCTTCAAGGACATCCAGTCACGCGACCGCAAGAACGTGACCATGCCCCGCCGCTACCTGTAAAAGGACATCCTGCCGCATATCGGCAGCAAGCCGATCCGGGACATCACCGCCGAGGACGTACGCAGCGTCATCTGGCGCAAGAAGGAACAAGGCTTCGATGCCGCCGCCGGCCAGGTGCGCGGCCTGCTCAAGCGCATGTTCGACTACGCACTGACCTGCGGCCTGATCCAGGCCAACCCGGTCATGGCCCTGCCGATGCGGCACGTCTACCGCGCAGCAGCCCGCGACCGGGCGCTGACGCCGGACGAGATCCGGCAGTTCCTGCGCGCCATGCAGACCTCCAACATCCGCCGCCAGTTCAAGATCGCCTTCCAGTTGATCCTGATGACCCTGGTGCGCAAGTCCGAGTTGATGCTGGCGCAGTGGAAGGACGTGCATCTGGACGAAGGCGAATGGCACATCCCGGTCGAGAACTCCAAGACCGGCAAGCCGCACATCGTCTACCTGTCCACCCAGACGCAGATTCTGTTCAAGGAGCTCAAGCCGCTGGCCAGCAGCAGCGTCTGGGTGTTGCCGGGGCGTGGCACCCTGGCCAAGCCCTTCGCCAGCAATGCACTGAACCAGGCGTTGAAGGTGTCATTACAGGGGCAGGAGATTCCTGCCTTCACCATCCACGACCTGCGGCGCACCGCATCGACGCTGCTGCACGAACAGGGCTGGCCTTCGGACGTGGTGGAGAAGGCGCTGAACCACACCATTGGCGGCGTGCGCGGTGTCTACAACCGGGCGGAGTACGCCGAGCAGCGGCGGGAGATGTTGCAGGCGTGGTCGGATTACATCGACAGGCTGGTGCCGTCGGCAAATCTGGTGATCGGCGCCGCTTCGGCTTGAGGGTAGCCTTTTCCTTTTCCGAGTAGGGCCGTTGTCCCTTGGTCTCCATTCACTTATCGCCTTTTTCATCTTCCCTTTGGCCGGGCCAAGCCCGGCAATTCATTTTGTCTTCCTGCTACTTTTGCCCGGCTTGGGCAGCGCCTTGGCGGCGTCCTCCAACGCTCGTACATTGGCATCTGCACCTTCAGCCTCCAACAAGGCCCGCCGCTGGACGGCGAACTGCTCATATTGGTTCTCAGCGTGGGCGTCGGCCTGCTTCTTGGAGATGCGGCCTGCGCCGGTGAGCACATCGCGTTCGTTGAAGGTCAGGAAGGCATCGAGCCGCTCCGCCCAGTCCTTCAGGAACACCTCCTTGCGCCGACGAGCCTGATCCTCGGCAAAGTCCAGCCACATCGTGACGATGCGGTTGAGTTCGCTGATTTCCGATTCCCGCAGGTAATTCTTGGCAACGGTCACATCGGCCTTCTGTACGCTGCCGGATTTCCAGGTCGTCAGCCCCATGTTGGGCTGGCGGCTGTCGGCATGCTCGGCTATCAGTTCGGCGGCGGTCTTGCCTGTGACGGCGAAGTGCAGCTTGTTCTGGATAAAGCGGAAGAACTGGGTGGTTTCCGGTAGCGTGGGCGAATAGTCCGCTGCCATCGAAAATATCTCGCGCACTCGCAGGTACATCCGGCGTTCGCTGGCCCGGATGTCGCGGATACGTTCGAGCAGCTCGTCGAAACGGTCGGGAACGGCGGAACCGGCGACGGGCGGATTCTTCAGGCGTTCGTCGTCCAGCGTGAAGCCCTTGACCAGGTACTCAGCCAGGCGCTCCGTAGCCCAGCGGCGGAATTGGGTGCCGCGCGGCGAGCGCACCCGGTAGCCGACCGCCAGAATCGCCTCCAGGCTGTAGTAGGCCACCCGGTAGTTCTTGCCGTCAGAGGCAGTTGTCAACCATTGGTTGACAACTGCCTCGGGCCGCAGCTCCCCCTCGGCAAAGATCGCCTTCAGGTGTTTGGCAACGTTCTGCTTGCTGGTCTGGAACAGCTCGGCCATGCCCGCCTGCGGCAGCCACAGTGTATCGGCCACGAAGCGGCATTCGACGCGGGTTCGCCCGTCCTCGGTCTCGTAGAGTAGGAATTCGCCGGGCAGAGGCTGAAGTTGGTCGGTCATAAGCAATACCCGTGCGAAATTTGCAGGAGAGCAGGAAGATCCCTCATCTATCTGCCCCTTAGGCCCACCCGGCTGACAGTGCTTCCGCCTGCTGCAACACTGGGCGGTCTCAACTTGCAAGTGCAACACGTGAGTTGAATTGAGCGATCTCTTCTTCCAGCGCCTGGTTCGGCGTCTTCCAGCCAAGCGTCTGCCGTGGCCGGGCGTTCATCAGGTCGGCGACGTTGTTGAGATACTCCTGGCTCGCCTTGGACAAGTCCGCGCCTTTTGGCATGAACTGGCGCAGCAGGCCGTTGGTGTTCTCATTGCTGCCGCGCTGCCAGGGCGCATGTGGATCGGCGAACCAAAGATCGATGTTGAGCCGCTTCATCAGCTCTGGATAACACGTCATCTCGGTTCCGCGGTCATAGGTGAGGCTTCCCAGTAGGAAACGCGGCAGCTTCTTCATCTGTCGCGTGAAGCCCTCCAGCGCATCCTGTGCAGTACAGCCATCCATCTTGCACAGCACCACAAAGCGCGTCTTTCGCTCCACCAGCGTGCCTACGCACGAGCGGTTGAAAGCCCCTTTGATCAGGTCGCCTTCCCAGTGCCCAGGAATCAAGCGCTGCGCCACCTCTTCAGGCCGATGGACGATACGCAGCTCCTCCGGCACCCACGTGCGCTTGGCAGCGGTTGTACGGCGCAAGCCTCGCGTCGGCTTGTGCTGACGAAGCGCCTCCACAAGCTCTTTCTTCAAACCACCACGCGGATGCGCGTAGATAGCGGCGTAGATTGTTTCGTGACTCACGCGTTGACTTGGATCATCCGGATGCATGGCCTTGAGCTTGGCAGCAATTTGCTGGGGCGACCAACGATACAGAACCAAGTCGTCACGCACCTGCTGAAAGAGCGCACTGCCTTCAACAAGCCGGCGCCTTCGAACGCACGCTCTGCGGCGCAGCCGATAGTTGCTGGCTGCGCTGGTTGCCGCATAGACAGGTTCGCCCTGTCGCCTTATCTCGCGCGACAGGGTGGACGCACTGCGATTGAGTCGCCTTGCAATGGAGTTGATGCTCATTCCGTTACCGAGTTCAATTTGAAGCAAAGCGCGTTCTTCGGAACCCAGGTGCCTGTACTGTGTGCCCATGCCGCTACCCTACGTCAAGGCGGGGTGTTGCACTTGGAAGTTGAGTCTAAGCTGTCTGGACGGCGGCGTCCTGCAAATCAGGCGGATAGCCGTACTTGCGCAGGATACGCTTGACCAGCACACGCATCCGGGCACGCGCCGAATCGCGATGTGCCCAGTCAACCGAGACATTGCTTTTCAGGCTAACCAGCAATTCATGGGCAATCACCTTGAGATTGTCATCGCCAATTATTTGGACTGCCGATTCGTTTTCAGCCAGCGCGTCATAAAAGGCGATTTCTTCGTCACTGAGCCCGGACTCCTCCCCACGCTGTCGGGCCGCTCGAATATCCTTCGCCAACTGAATGAGCCGCTGCAACACCTCGGCAGTGGTGATGGCGCTAGCGTGGTAGCGCGCGACAGCCTGCTCCAGCCGTTCCGAGAAGGTCCGCGTTTCGACGATGTTGGTCTTGCTGCGCGAACGGATACCATCGTTGATAAGCTTGCGCAGGGCTTCCAGCGCAAGGTTCTTCTTTTGCATCTGTTGCACTTCGGCCAGGAATTCGTCGGAGAGGATGGAAATGTCCGGCGACTGGATGCCTGCCGCTTTCAGAATGTCCACGATCTCGGTGCTGACCACCGCACGGCTGACGATCTGCTGGATGGCGAAGTCGCGCTCGTGTGAGGTCACGCCGGAACCCGTGCTCGACTTGACCAGCGCGGCACGAATAGCTTGAAAGAAGCCGACTTCCTCGCGGATACCGCGCGCCTCGTCGGACGCCGACGCCAGCGAATACGCCTTCGATAAGGCCAGCACCGCGTCCTGATAACGCCGCTGAGCGTTCTTCTTGCCTTCCTCGGTAGTCTCCGCTGCCGCCCATTGTTGTTGCCTGTCCAGAATCCACTCGATGGCTCCGGCCATCATCATCAGACGTTGCTGTGCTGAGCCGTTCAGCACCGTGAAGTAATCGAAGCCGTGGTACATGTCGCGCACTACCTCGTACTTCTCCAGCAGCACCGCAATGGCCTGTGCTTCATCGACGCCCGTGGTTTCCTGATCGCGTGCCGAATACTGAGCCAGCGCCGATTTCAGGCTCTGCGCGATGCCGATGTAATCCACGATCAAACCCGCAGGCTTGTCGCGGAACACGCGATTGACGCGGGCGATGGCCTGCATTAGCCCATGGCCCTGCATCGGCTTGTCCACGTACATCGTGTGCATGCAGGGGGCGTCGAATCCGGTCAGCCACATGTCGCGCACGATGACCAGCTTGAGTGGGTCTTTGGCGTCGCGGGCGCGCTTGGCGAGCAGGTCGCGTCGCGCCTTGTTGCCGATGTGCTGCTGCCATTCGGGTGGGTCGCTGGCTGCGCCCGTCATCACGATTTTGATGGCTCCGGCATTGTCATCGGTGCTGTGCCAGTCCGGGCGCAATTTGACGATCTCGTTATACAGTGCCACGCAGATGCGACGGCTCATGCACACCACCATCGCCTTGCCATTCAGCGCGGCCAGCCTGTCCTCGAAATGCGCCACTAAGTCCTTCGCCACCAGCGCCACGCGCTTTTCGCTGCCGACCAGTTGTTCGACTGTCGCCCATTTCGCTTTCAGCTTTTCCTGTTCGGTGACCGCCTCGTCCTCAGTCAGCGCTTCTACCTCAGCATCGAGCTTGGGCTTCTCATCTTCATCCAGTTCGATGCGCGCCAGCCGCGATTCGTAGTAGATCGGTACCGTTGCGCCGTCCTCCACCGCGCGGCTGATGTCGTAGATGTCGATGTAATTGCCGAACACCGCCGGGGTGTTCACGTCTGTGGCCTCGATAGGCGTACCCGTGAAACCGATGAAAGAGGCATTGGGCAGCGCGTCGCGCAGGTATTTGGCGAATCCGTAAGAGACTTCGCCGGTTTTGGCATCCACCTTCGCCCGAAAGCCGTATTGCGAACGGTGCGCCTCGTCGGCGATGACGACCACGTTGCGGCGTGTGGTCAGCGGTTCGGCCACCTCGCCGAACTTCTGCAGGGTGGTGAAGATCACGCCACCCGAGGCCCTGGCAAGCAGTTGCTGCAAATGCTCGCGGCTTTCGGCCTGCACCGGTGTCTGGCGGATCAGGTCGCGGCACATCGAGAAAGTGGCAAACAACTGGTCGTCCAAGTCGTTTCGGTCGGTCAGCACGACAAGCGTCGGGTTCTCCATTGCGGGGTATTTCACCAGTCGCCCGGCATAGAAGGCCATCAGCAGACTCTTGCCCGAACCTTGCGTATGCCAGATCACCCCCGCGCGCCGATCGCCCTGGGGTTGCGTCGCCACGCTGGGCAGCCCGTAGGACGCCGGTTCCTCAGCCATGCCCTGCCGTGGGTCAGCGGCACGAATCGTGGACTCGATGGCGCGGTTGACTGCGTGGTACTGGTGATAGCCCGCCACGATCTTTGCCAAGCCGCTGCCCGTTTCGCCGAACACGGTGAAGTAGCGCAGCAAATTGAGGAACCGCTGCTTCTCGAACACGCCCTCGATCAGTGTCGGAAGTTCCGGCAAGCCTTTTCCAGAATAGCTCTTCCATCCGTGGTGCGCCACGGCATGAAACGTTCCAGATCAGCGGACAGCGACCCCAAGCGTGCCGCGATGCCATCAGACGTGACCAGCAGCGCATTGGTGTGAAACAGCGTCGGAATTTGCTGCTTGTAAGTCTGCAACTGGTTGAATGCGCCCGCCAAGTGCGCGCCTGTGCTGCCCGGCGCCTTCAGCTCGATCACTGCAAGCGGCAAACCGTTGACGAACAGCACTATGTCCGGCCTGCGCTTGACCTGGCCGTGGATGACTACGAACTGCGGCACAGCTAGCCAGTCGTTGCGCGCAGGCGTGTCGAAGTCCAGCAACGCCACCTTGCCCGCCGTCAGCACGCCATCGTCGCCGTAGTATTCGACGTCCACGCCTTCGGTCAGCAGCGTGTGGATGCGGCGGTTTTCTTCCATCAAAGCGGGGAATACGGCTTGGGTGAGCTTACGAATGGCATCCGCCCGCGCCTCTGGCGGCAGGTTCGGGTTGAGCCGCAGAACGGCATCTGCCAGCCGCTGGTGCAGCAACACGACATCGTGGCTGTCGCGCTCCGGTGCGCTGCCGTCCGGGCCGACGACTTCTTCAGACGCAATCGCGTAGCCCAGCTCACGCAGTTGCTCCAGCAAGGCTTGTTCGACTTGGGCTTCGGACAAAAAGGCCATCAGGCTCCCTCTTGCTCTTCGTTTGGTTCCGCCGCCGGGATAGGAACGCCGCGAGCGGCGTTCAGGGCTTCGATGTAGGCATCCCGGTCAAGCTGGTAAAGCAAACGACTGACCGGAATACTGAGGGAGAGGTATTCGTTTTTGGGCAGCAAAACCCGGAGTTCTGAATTGCCGTCATCGTCCGTTACCAAACCCAAGCCGATATTCGCATCTATCAGTTGGTTGAACGGCTCGAACCGTTCCCACGGCTCACGCGAACTGACTGGATCGCGTTGTGCCTCCAGATAGGCATGGTGCAGGAACATCACCAGTGCATCCGCTGACAAGACCGCCGAGCGCCGATGATGGACAGATAGCTTGGCCAGGAATCCGTCCCGACCGTGGCTGACTGGCCCGGATTCATTCCGTAGATCGCCCAGGGCCGTCGTCAGCTTGTGGTGCTGCGACACCAGCTTCAGGAACTTGTTGTTCTGGTTCTCGCCGAGTTTCAGCACCCGCACTGCCGCACCGACCCATTCGCCGAAGTCGGGGGCCGCAGCTTTGGGCCTGACGGGTTGGGTAGGCGAATCCAGTTCGTCCACGATGATGCGGCAGAACACTTCGACGATGGATTTCGCACAGTCAATGCACGCATCGTTATCCTGCTCCAAGGTACGCTCCAGCGCCTCGAAGGTCTGCTGCAACATCGGCGCATCGCGCCAATGCATGCAAGCTTCGCGGATACCGGGACACCAATCCAGACTCATTGGGGCACCCGAAGTTGGCCGGAGACAAGGCGTGGCAGCAGTGCATCACGTATAGCTGCGAGGGTGGCAATATGGCGCTCGTTGTTCTGGATGCGTTCCAGCATCGGTACCGCCACTTCGTCGAACTGAGCTAGCGCGTCGGGCGGCGGCAGCGCGACCTTAATGGGGCGAAACGCGGCCTTGCTGATCTCCATGAAGGCGAGCCATTGGCCTTTTGCTTGATGGCTTCCATGTTGGCTTGCGCCCAGAACAGTAACCACACTGGCGACAGCGCACCGCCGGGCAGCATGGCTATGAAGCCCTGATTGATAGCGACAGGGACGGCGGCGATGGCGAGGTAGCCGATGGGCGCGCGCGACGACATCAACAGCGTGCCAGCAGGCAGCAGGCCACTGCTGATGCGTGCTACGCCCGCATCGGTGATACGACGTTCGGTGGTCATCAGCACGGGCGCTTGTAGGCCCGATAATCTTTCGGCGTGGCCCAGTGGTGTTTGCCGTCGTTCCAAAAGGTTCCGTCCTTGGTACTGGGCGTTGCGCCGCCCACGCACTGCACCAGCTTGCCGATTTCTTCCTCCCTCCATCCCTTGGGAATCAATCCGAGTTCTGATTCCTGCATATCCTCTGTCGGCACACCATCAAAATCCACAAAGCGGGACTTGAACTGTGCGGCGGCAATGGCCTCCAAAGTGGCGTTGCTCTGGCGCAGGTTGTCGATCCGGTTGTCGAGCACCGCCAGAACTTCCGCCGCTGCGCGGCGAACTTCTGGCGGCGGTAACTCGAACTCATAGTTAGCAATGGATTTCCATGCAACGCGCTGACGCCCCGATGTGCCTTCCATCCGAGAGATGGCGAACTTGCGGAACTCCGGTTCCCTACACAAGTAGTAAACGAAGTCGTTGTCTGCCGAATCGTGACCACAAAGCACGACCTGATTAGCCCCGACTCTCAGCCATGAAAATTGCTCGCTGCACGTAAAACCGGCTCTGGGCATGGTGTGGATTGCATCATGGCCGTGGCAAGTCGTGGCAGCATCTCGCGCAAGCGGAATCGACGATTAAAACGATAGGCCGCTTCTCCCAGGTAACGCCTTGCGTATTTGCCTTGCGCGATGGCGTGATACACGCCACTGATGGCGCGTTTGAGATTGCCCAGCACCACGTTGAGCCAACGTGCACCGGCCGTTTCGGTCGCGGCACGACCACCGCCAGTGTCCAGCGTGGTGTGCGCGTGGCCGGCGTCTTCTAGCCGGCGGAAGCAGGCCAGCCCATCGGTGTAGACCTCGCATTCGGGCGCCAAGCGACGGGCAATCCAGTCCTGCAGCGAGGTGTTGTCGAAGCTGCGCACCGGCTCGATCACCACAAAGCGCGGCGCGGTGAAGGTGGCATCGGTCTGCACCGCAATCAGGAACGCTTGTTTGTTCTCCGATCCGCGTCCGGCCTTGCCACCGTTACGCTCGCCGCCGAGATAGGCATCGTCGATCTGCACGAAACCCGCCAGTTTCCGCATGGATTCGCGCTCGGCCATAACCTGCATGATCTTGTGTTTCATCCGCCAGGCCGTCTTGTAGTTGACGCCCAGATGCCGCATCAACTCCAGCGCGGCCATGTTGGTTTTGGTCGAGGTCAGCAGGTGCAACGCCAGCATCCAGGTGCGCAGCGGCAGCTTGGTGCCTTCGAACATCGTGCCTGCAATCAGGCTGGTCTGATGCCGGCACGCGCTGCATTGGTAGTAGATCGCAGCACCCCGCTTGAAACGCGAGCGCACGCGTCCGGCACAAACAGGGCAACGAAAGCCTTGCGGCCAGCGCCACTTGTAAAGCGCGCGATAGCACTTGGCTTCGGTGCCGTAGGACGCGAAGAACTCAGGCATCGACAATCCCGCTTGGAACTGCACGGCATTGATACTCATCACGCCACCTCGTTGGCTTCAGGTGACAGCAGCATCCACCCAGCGCGGCGCAGATCCTGCGACAGGCGGCTGATGGTCAGGGCTAATCAGGAAGCACGATGAACTCGGTTGAACCTTCCCCGACGGCTCCATCTGCGAGCACATTGACCTGCGCCGTCTTGCCGTTTTCGAGGCACGGCGTGATTCGCGCAAGCAGCGTATCGCCATTCTGAAAATGCGCTCCAGAGGCTTTTGCGATGCGAGTTTCAACCGCTGAAGGAGAAATGTCTCGCCCACTCAAAGGCAACGCAGCCATTTCGACAAATGGTACAAACTCGCCTTTTTTGACCTTGCGGGTCGGGTTTATGGCGGCTACGTCAGACAGCTTGGCCATAGCCCAACGCCTCCAACTTTTCACGGATGAGCGAATCCAGTTCGGCGCCACGCTCCGTCTGCTTGAACAACTGTGCAGTCAGGCGCTGCATCTTGTCGTCAAAATCTTCGTCGTCATCCTCCTGCGCTTCCGCACCAACATAGCGACCCGGTGTTAACACATAGTCATGTTTGCGGATTTCTTCGAGCGTAGCGGACTTACAGAAGCCAGGGATGTCCGAATTTCACCCGCGTCGGCTTCCCCTCGCCACGCGTGATAGGTGGAGGCAATGCGCTTGACTTCGGCATCGGTTAGTTCACGCCGCGTGCGATCCACTAGCACGCCCATCGTGCGCGCGTCAATGAACAGTACTTCACCGCGACGGTCGCGCAGCTTGGTCTTCTTTACCAAGCCATTGCTGCGGCCCTTCGCCAGAATCCATAGGCAGGCCGGAATCTGAGTGGAATAGAACAACTGGCCGGGCATGGCGACCATGCAATCCACCACGCCTGCCTCGTCAGCGGCTTCAAGCATGGCCTTTCGGATCTCGCCTTCGCGGCTCTGCTGCGAGCTCATCGAGCCATTAGCCAGCACCACGCCCGCGACACCATGCGGTGCAAGGTGATGAAAGATGTGCTGCAACCACGCATAGTTGGCGTTGCCCACGGGCGGAGCGCCGAATTGCCAGCGCACATCTTCGCGCAAGCGCTCCCCGCCCCAGTCGCTGATGTTGAAAGGCGGGTTGGCGAGGATGAAGTCGGCCTTGAGGTCGCGCAGTTCGTCCTTGTGGAAGCTGCCCTCGTTGTTCCAACGGATGTCAGAGTCGATGCCACGCACGGCCAGGTTCATCTTGGCGAGGCGCCAAGTGGTGTAGTTGCTTTCCTGGCCATAGATGGCGATGTCGCCAATGCGCCCGCCGTGTTCGGTGACGAACCGTTCGCTCTGCACGAACATGCCGCCACTGCCACAACAAGGGTCATACACGCGCCCGTTGTAGGGCTCCAGCATTTCAACCAGCGTGCGTACCACGGAACGTGGGGTGTAGAACTCACCACCGCGCTTGCCTTCCGCGCCCGCAAACTGACCGAGGAAGTATTCATAGACGCGGCCCAGCACGTCCTTGGACTTGTCGTCGCCTTCGTTCAGGGCAATGCCGGAGATCAGGTCGATCAGTTCGCCGAGCATCACCTTGTTGAGCGCGGGGCGGGCGTAGTCCTTGGGCAGAACGCCTTTCAGCGATTCGTTGTCCTTCTCGATGGCGCGCATGGCGTCGTCGATCAGCGTGCCGATGCTGCTTTGCTTGGCGTTGGCTTGCAGATGCGACCAGCGCGCTTCCTTGGGCACCCAGAAGATGTTGTCGGCGAGATATTCGTCCTTGTCCTCGGCGGCAGCGGCGTCCTCTGCCAGCAATTCAGCATGACGGGACTCGAAGGCATCGGAGATGTACTTGAGGAAGATCAGGCCCAGCGCAACGTGCTTGTAGTCACTGGGTTCCATGTTGCCGCGCAGCTTGTCGGCGGCTTTGAACAGCTCCGCCTCGAAGCCGAGGTTGCCGCCGTTGTTGTCGTTCTGTGCCATTGTTTCCTGTCCTATGTGCGTGCCGGGCCGCTCAGTACCACCAGAAGTTTTGTCATCGCTATTCATGAGCAAGCACCGCTAACAGGCTCGCGATGGCGGAGCGTGCCTGCTCCTTATCTGGGCTGGCCAACATCGTGCGCACCCTCTGGGCCAAGTCGTCAGCCGATGGTGCAGATACCCCATTTCCGATATGCGCCTCCCGCATACAGGCATTGATCACCTTGGCGGGCGGGTCGTACTCCCCCCGCTCATACCGGCTCAACTGGGACTGCGAAACGCCCAAAACGGTGGCGAACTCCGCCTGGGTTCGCCCATTGCGGGCGGCCCGAATGAGATCAGCGACGCTGTTGACCATAGGGTATCTTGGTGGCGTAAATATGCTTGAAAAGCATTGTATATCAATTTAAATGCTTGTGGAGCATTTTTTCATCGGAGGCATCGGAGCCAATGGCTCGCGCTCCAGCCGCAAGGCTGGCGTCAAGAGAATCAATTCATCGACCCAGGTACACCGTCGTGACTTGCAGTCGCTCATGTCCCAATTCGCGGCTGATCGTCTGTCGCGCAACCTGGTCTTGGCTGTGTTGTACGGGTGTCAGTTGTTGCGTCGAAGGACCGCCTGCCGCCGGAGCCTTCCATCCTGTCAGCACCAGATAGCGCGTTTGGGCATAGCCATGCCGCAAACCGTGCATGTTGCTCAGGCCCGCCGCCTTGCATTGCCCGTCGTAAACGTGCCGCTGCTGGATGTAGGTCTTGTTCGCGGGGATCAGCGAGCCCACCCCTGCCAGCCGGTGGGCCTCGTCCAATACCATGCGCTGCTCCGGCGTCGTGATCGGCACCGTCCGATCTCGCCCGCCCTTGGCCCACGAGCCTTTGATGGCGATGTGGCCGCCATGGTCGGCATAGCGGGGTTGGAACTTAATGGACTCTTCCCGCCTCAGGCCAAAGGCTGCTTGCAGGCGCAGACTCATGCGGACGTGTGGATCGGTGATCCGGTCCAGCTTGTTATCCAGTTCCTTGACCTTGTTTTCATGGGCCACGTGGTGCCGCTCAGGAATGCCTAGCTTGGTGTTGTCTGCCGGCAGAATGCCTGCCTTGCCAACCTTCTCGGCCCACCAGCGCAGGTGCGCCATGCGGTTCTTCAGCGTACCGGCCGACAGGCCTTCGGTTTGCCAGCGCTGCAACAAGGCTTCGGCATGCTTGCCCTTGAGCGAGGTGGCCCGCATCTGGCGGAAACCCGCTTCGCGCAGTTGGCGGGCGGCCAGGGTCAGCGACCGTTGCCGGTCAGCCTGGGTGGCATGGCTGCCGTCGCGGTTGCGCTGGCAGAGCTGGCGCAGGGTATAGGTCAGGTCGTCCATCGCAGTGTCGTTCCATCGGTTGTCTGGGCTGAGAATCAAACGGTCAGTGTTTTTGCCAACTCGCCAAGGCGAGATCCCTGAAGGGCAAGGGCCAGGTGCTCAGTTCACCTGTGGCCTCGAAT
The window above is part of the Xanthomonas cassavae CFBP 4642 genome. Proteins encoded here:
- a CDS encoding Arm DNA-binding domain-containing protein; translated protein: MALTDTVLKALKPRDKTYTVTDDRGLYVEVFPTGGVVWRYRYRLNGKYEKLTLGKYPALTLKNARLKRDEAAHQVAMGESPAKKKQQKKVAGAEDATVADFAERFFKDIQSRDRKNVTMPRRYL
- a CDS encoding abortive infection family protein produces the protein MLQQTFEALERTLEQDNDACIDCAKSIVEVFCRIIVDELDSPTQPVRPKAAAPDFGEWVGAAVRVLKLGENQNNKFLKLVSQHHKLTTALGDLRNESGPVSHGRDGFLAKLSVHHRRSAVLSADALVMFLHHAYLEAQRDPVSSREPWERFEPFNQLIDANIGLGLVTDDDGNSELRVLLPKNEYLSLSIPVSRLLYQLDRDAYIEALNAARGVPIPAAEPNEEQEGA
- a CDS encoding tyrosine-type recombinase/integrase produces the protein MTAEDVRSVIWRKKEQGFDAAAGQVRGLLKRMFDYALTCGLIQANPVMALPMRHVYRAAARDRALTPDEIRQFLRAMQTSNIRRQFKIAFQLILMTLVRKSELMLAQWKDVHLDEGEWHIPVENSKTGKPHIVYLSTQTQILFKELKPLASSSVWVLPGRGTLAKPFASNALNQALKVSLQGQEIPAFTIHDLRRTASTLLHEQGWPSDVVEKALNHTIGGVRGVYNRAEYAEQRREMLQAWSDYIDRLVPSANLVIGAASA
- a CDS encoding IS1595 family transposase, producing the protein MSINAVQFQAGLSMPEFFASYGTEAKCYRALYKWRWPQGFRCPVCAGRVRSRFKRGAAIYYQCSACRHQTSLIAGTMFEGTKLPLRTWMLALHLLTSTKTNMAALELMRHLGVNYKTAWRMKHKIMQVMAERESMRKLAGFVQIDDAYLGGERNGGKAGRGSENKQAFLIAVQTDATFTAPRFVVIEPVRSFDNTSLQDWIARRLAPECEVYTDGLACFRRLEDAGHAHTTLDTGGGRAATETAGARWLNVVLGNLKRAISGVYHAIAQGKYARRYLGEAAYRFNRRFRLREMLPRLATAMMQSTPCPEPVLRAASNFHG
- a CDS encoding IS30 family transposase, producing the protein MGTQYRHLGSEERALLQIELGNGMSINSIARRLNRSASTLSREIRRQGEPVYAATSAASNYRLRRRACVRRRRLVEGSALFQQVRDDLVLYRWSPQQIAAKLKAMHPDDPSQRVSHETIYAAIYAHPRGGLKKELVEALRQHKPTRGLRRTTAAKRTWVPEELRIVHRPEEVAQRLIPGHWEGDLIKGAFNRSCVGTLVERKTRFVVLCKMDGCTAQDALEGFTRQMKKLPRFLLGSLTYDRGTEMTCYPELMKRLNIDLWFADPHAPWQRGSNENTNGLLRQFMPKGADLSKASQEYLNNVADLMNARPRQTLGWKTPNQALEEEIAQFNSRVALAS
- a CDS encoding virulence RhuM family protein; translated protein: MTDQLQPLPGEFLLYETEDGRTRVECRFVADTLWLPQAGMAELFQTSKQNVAKHLKAIFAEGELRPEAVVNQWLTTASDGKNYRVAYYSLEAILAVGYRVRSPRGTQFRRWATERLAEYLVKGFTLDDERLKNPPVAGSAVPDRFDELLERIRDIRASERRMYLRVREIFSMAADYSPTLPETTQFFRFIQNKLHFAVTGKTAAELIAEHADSRQPNMGLTTWKSGSVQKADVTVAKNYLRESEISELNRIVTMWLDFAEDQARRRKEVFLKDWAERLDAFLTFNERDVLTGAGRISKKQADAHAENQYEQFAVQRRALLEAEGADANVRALEDAAKALPKPGKSSRKTK
- a CDS encoding helix-turn-helix transcriptional regulator; this encodes MVNSVADLIRAARNGRTQAEFATVLGVSQSQLSRYERGEYDPPAKVINACMREAHIGNGVSAPSADDLAQRVRTMLASPDKEQARSAIASLLAVLAHE
- a CDS encoding phage integrase N-terminal domain-containing protein; the protein is MDDLTYTLRQLCQRNRDGSHATQADRQRSLTLAARQLREAGFRQMRATSLKGKHAEALLQRWQTEGLSAGTLKNRMAHLRWWAEKVGKAGILPADNTKLGIPERHHVAHENKVKELDNKLDRITDPHVRMSLRLQAAFGLRREESIKFQPRYADHGGHIAIKGSWAKGGRDRTVPITTPEQRMVLDEAHRLAGVGSLIPANKTYIQQRHVYDGQCKAAGLSNMHGLRHGYAQTRYLVLTGWKAPAAGGPSTQQLTPVQHSQDQVARQTISRELGHERLQVTTVYLGR